From the Candidatus Cloacimonadota bacterium genome, one window contains:
- the rnc gene encoding ribonuclease III produces the protein MSKNLKNIVSQILEYFNGKHMPESYPKWEKSLQSLQKRMDYNFNDMTLLKAALTHKSYLRRHFNDHKMPSPFERMEFLGDSILGFVVSKELFSRHPNEQEGKLSKLKSKIVSETYLTLKANSLELGKYLLLSPEEAASGGAEKPSILSDSVEALICAIYLDSGIAAASRFIKSHLLINYEETVTRDELVNYKSILQEYLQGHNQDPPKYVTICEDGPEHQKVFTIEVRIGNKLSCIGKGNTKKAAHQEAARIACQKLGI, from the coding sequence ATGAGTAAAAACTTGAAGAATATTGTCTCGCAAATCCTTGAATACTTCAACGGCAAACATATGCCGGAAAGCTATCCCAAGTGGGAAAAAAGCTTGCAATCTCTGCAAAAGCGTATGGACTACAATTTCAACGATATGACACTGCTCAAGGCTGCTCTCACCCACAAATCTTACCTGCGGAGGCATTTCAACGACCACAAGATGCCATCTCCATTCGAACGCATGGAGTTTTTGGGTGATAGCATTCTGGGCTTTGTAGTGTCCAAAGAACTCTTCAGCCGCCATCCTAACGAGCAGGAAGGCAAGCTCTCCAAACTTAAATCCAAGATAGTATCCGAGACCTATCTAACCTTGAAAGCAAACAGCCTGGAACTGGGCAAATATCTGCTTTTAAGCCCGGAAGAAGCAGCCTCGGGGGGAGCTGAAAAGCCATCCATCCTCTCCGACAGCGTGGAGGCTCTGATCTGTGCGATCTATCTGGATAGCGGTATTGCGGCAGCATCGCGCTTCATCAAAAGTCACCTTCTGATAAACTATGAAGAGACTGTTACCCGCGACGAACTGGTAAACTACAAGTCGATTTTGCAGGAGTATCTGCAAGGACACAATCAGGATCCGCCAAAATACGTCACCATCTGCGAAGACGGCCCCGAACACCAAAAGGTCTTTACCATCGAAGTGCGCATCGGAAACAAACTGAGTTGCATCGGTAAAGGCAACACCAAGAAAGCCGCCCATCAGGAAGCCGCCAGAATCGCCTGTCAGAAATTAGGCATTTAA
- the fabF gene encoding beta-ketoacyl-ACP synthase II gives MQRRRVVITGIGAITPVGHNVVQTWHSLVGGVVGVGLISRFDTENLPVKIAAEVKNYNPEDHFEHKEVKKLDLYTQFAMIAAREAVIDAGLEPGNFDPDRTGVITGAGIGGILTFEEECIKCYTAGPRRISPFFIPKMIGNIAAAHISIEHNFKGINFNVMSACSSANHALGTALRSIQYGDADIVISGGTEAAVTPLAVGGFSSMRALSTRNDDPQTASRPFDKERDGFVMSEGAAMLVLEELEHAKARGAKIYAELAGYGASADAYHITAPSEDGEGSARAIIMAIKDAGLCIDDIDYINAHGTSTPLNDKGETQSIKTVFGAKAYKLKINSTKSMVGHMLGAAAGIEAIVCVKSIETGIIHPTMNLLNPDPDCDLDYTVACAAKQEVNAALSNSLGFGGHNSSVVITRYKG, from the coding sequence ATGCAAAGAAGAAGAGTCGTGATAACCGGTATCGGTGCTATTACTCCGGTTGGCCACAATGTTGTCCAAACTTGGCACAGCCTTGTGGGCGGAGTAGTTGGAGTTGGTTTGATCTCTCGTTTTGATACCGAAAATCTCCCTGTTAAAATCGCCGCAGAGGTAAAGAACTACAATCCCGAAGACCATTTTGAACATAAAGAAGTAAAGAAACTGGATTTATATACTCAGTTTGCTATGATTGCCGCTCGGGAAGCGGTCATAGACGCCGGTTTGGAACCGGGCAATTTCGATCCTGATCGCACCGGAGTGATTACTGGAGCGGGGATCGGAGGCATCCTTACTTTTGAAGAAGAATGCATCAAATGTTACACTGCAGGCCCCCGCAGGATTAGTCCATTCTTTATCCCCAAGATGATCGGCAATATCGCAGCTGCCCATATCAGTATCGAACACAATTTTAAGGGGATAAACTTCAATGTTATGAGCGCTTGCAGCAGTGCCAATCATGCATTGGGAACAGCGTTGCGCTCCATCCAATATGGCGATGCCGACATCGTGATTTCCGGAGGTACTGAAGCTGCGGTAACCCCCCTTGCAGTAGGTGGATTTTCGTCTATGCGCGCTCTTTCCACCCGTAACGACGATCCTCAAACTGCCTCCAGACCGTTTGATAAAGAACGCGATGGCTTTGTAATGAGCGAAGGTGCGGCTATGCTGGTATTGGAAGAGCTTGAGCATGCCAAAGCCCGTGGAGCGAAGATTTACGCAGAGCTTGCAGGTTACGGAGCCTCTGCCGATGCTTACCACATTACTGCTCCTTCCGAAGACGGCGAGGGTAGTGCGCGAGCTATTATTATGGCGATCAAAGATGCTGGATTATGCATCGATGATATTGACTACATCAACGCCCACGGCACATCTACACCTTTGAACGACAAAGGTGAAACTCAATCCATTAAAACAGTGTTTGGAGCCAAGGCTTACAAGCTGAAGATAAACTCCACCAAATCCATGGTCGGACACATGCTGGGTGCTGCTGCAGGCATCGAAGCCATCGTATGCGTGAAAAGCATCGAAACCGGCATCATTCACCCCACCATGAACTTGTTAAATCCCGATCCCGATTGCGATCTGGACTACACTGTAGCTTGCGCAGCAAAACAAGAGGTAAATGCCGCTTTATCAAATTCCCTCGGTTTTGGCGGGCACAACAGCTCAGTGGTAATCACTCGCTACAAAGGCTAA
- a CDS encoding acyl carrier protein yields MDIEAKVKQIVMDKLGVEEAQIVPAANFIEDLRADSLDTVELVMAFEDEFGLTIPDEDQDKLRTVGQAIDYLKEKLG; encoded by the coding sequence ATGGATATTGAAGCAAAAGTAAAACAGATCGTAATGGACAAACTGGGCGTAGAAGAAGCTCAGATCGTTCCTGCAGCAAACTTCATCGAAGATTTGCGTGCCGACTCCCTGGATACAGTGGAATTGGTCATGGCTTTCGAAGATGAATTTGGTCTTACTATTCCTGATGAAGATCAGGATAAACTTCGTACCGTTGGCCAAGCCATCGATTATCTGAAGGAAAAATTGGGATAA
- the fabG gene encoding 3-oxoacyl-[acyl-carrier-protein] reductase, with the protein MYDFTNTVILITGSARGIGFTLARHFAKANATVIVLDINNDAVQKAVDDLNTIGGKAFGYTGNVTDSAGIEELFAQIVQEHGKIDVLINNAGVTRDNLMIRMTEEEWQLVMDINLKGSFICTQKVFKHMMKARQGSIINMASVIGLMGNSGQANYAASKGGLIAFTKSCAKEFARRNIRVNAVAPGFIETEMTASLSDEIRASYATAIPLGRMGSPDDIAKICMFLASEDSSYITGQTIAVDGGLTMH; encoded by the coding sequence ATGTACGATTTTACCAATACAGTGATACTCATTACCGGAAGTGCTAGAGGCATAGGATTTACCCTTGCCAGACACTTCGCCAAAGCAAATGCCACAGTGATAGTGTTGGATATCAATAATGATGCCGTACAGAAGGCGGTAGACGACCTCAATACCATAGGCGGAAAGGCCTTCGGTTACACGGGCAACGTTACAGACTCCGCTGGCATAGAAGAGCTCTTTGCGCAAATCGTTCAAGAACACGGCAAGATCGACGTTCTGATAAACAACGCCGGAGTAACCAGAGACAACCTGATGATCCGCATGACGGAAGAAGAATGGCAGTTGGTGATGGACATCAACCTGAAAGGAAGCTTCATCTGCACTCAGAAAGTATTTAAACACATGATGAAAGCCCGTCAAGGCAGCATCATCAATATGGCCAGCGTGATCGGTTTGATGGGTAATAGCGGACAGGCAAACTACGCAGCATCCAAAGGTGGTTTGATTGCCTTTACCAAAAGCTGCGCCAAGGAATTCGCCAGGCGCAACATTAGAGTGAATGCCGTAGCACCGGGCTTTATCGAGACAGAAATGACCGCAAGCCTCAGCGATGAGATACGTGCCAGCTATGCCACCGCAATTCCCTTGGGAAGGATGGGGTCGCCGGATGATATCGCCAAGATATGTATGTTTCTTGCTTCCGAAGACAGCAGCTACATCACAGGGCAAACCATCGCGGTTGACGGCGGCCTTACCATGCACTAA